A section of the Planctomycetota bacterium genome encodes:
- a CDS encoding LamG domain-containing protein: MNMWSTASVVFVVGLAGHASASITPINWWTFDEVGSSVALDSAGTAPGALAGASAMIAGGVAGGALDVRSGGWANMGDVLPLTGTNFSMSVWIQTTVADGTSTAIVTRHNTGTFNGHMMRLNQDGAGYGLPGRASYYQSNSPAQTAVGTSTVTDGAWHHLLATYDISGNLSLYVDGLLEASIGSTPILGNDAPFVVGGAFFTPSGAIVNTFNGLVDDLQVYDRVLAADEIVFLAQNPGSAVPAPGITGTVLVAGLLASRRRRS, translated from the coding sequence ATGAACATGTGGTCTACCGCGTCCGTCGTCTTCGTCGTCGGTCTGGCCGGGCATGCCTCGGCTTCGATCACCCCCATCAACTGGTGGACGTTCGACGAGGTCGGGTCGTCCGTGGCGCTGGACAGCGCCGGCACCGCCCCGGGCGCCCTCGCTGGCGCGAGCGCGATGATCGCTGGCGGCGTCGCGGGTGGCGCTCTGGACGTGCGTTCCGGAGGCTGGGCAAACATGGGAGACGTGCTGCCGCTGACGGGCACGAACTTCAGCATGTCGGTCTGGATTCAGACGACCGTGGCAGACGGCACGTCGACGGCCATCGTCACTCGCCACAACACCGGCACGTTCAACGGGCACATGATGCGTCTCAACCAGGACGGCGCCGGCTACGGCCTGCCGGGGCGGGCGAGCTATTATCAGTCGAACTCGCCCGCGCAGACCGCGGTCGGAACCTCGACCGTGACCGACGGCGCCTGGCATCACCTGCTCGCCACGTACGACATCAGCGGCAACCTCTCTCTCTACGTGGACGGCCTTCTCGAGGCCAGCATCGGCTCCACGCCGATCCTCGGCAACGATGCGCCGTTTGTCGTCGGCGGCGCGTTCTTCACACCGAGCGGTGCGATCGTCAACACCTTCAACGGCCTTGTCGACGATCTCCAGGTCTATGACCGCGTGCTCGCGGCAGACGAGATCGTGTTCCTTGCGCAGAACCCGGGCAGCGCCGTCCCGGCCCCGGGCATCACCGGGACCGTGCTCGTCGCGGGGCTTCTGGCGTCGCGCCGTCGGCGCTCCTGA
- a CDS encoding ABC transporter ATP-binding protein — MIETINLTKRYAELVALNNLNLTINEGDCFGFIGPNGAGKTTTIKILATLLKPSSGQASIAGLTIGYQNRQIRPLIGYVPDFMGAYEDMVVTEYLEFFAAAYGIHGQQRRKVVADVLELTDLTYKATAEVNSLSRGMQQRLSVARVLLHDPKVLLMDEPASGLDPRARIEMRELLKELRRMGKTILISSHILPELAELCNVVGIIERGQLLFNGTVDEILRRAKLGHVLHVGVTERVEQAAQLLAKIQGVKKVTVAPDDPTTVNGRGGRVLHLQFDDSPGHAFSDIPSVLVNNGFRVTKFAEEPVNLETAFMRLTKGLVQ; from the coding sequence ATGATCGAGACGATCAACCTGACGAAGCGATACGCGGAGCTTGTCGCGCTCAACAACCTCAACCTGACGATCAACGAGGGCGATTGCTTCGGGTTCATCGGCCCCAACGGGGCCGGCAAGACGACGACGATCAAGATCCTCGCGACGCTCCTCAAGCCCAGCAGCGGGCAGGCGAGCATCGCCGGGCTCACCATCGGCTATCAGAACCGCCAGATCCGCCCGCTCATCGGCTACGTGCCCGACTTCATGGGCGCGTACGAGGACATGGTCGTCACCGAGTACCTCGAGTTCTTCGCGGCGGCGTACGGCATCCACGGGCAGCAGCGGCGCAAGGTCGTCGCGGACGTCCTCGAACTGACCGACCTCACGTACAAGGCCACGGCCGAGGTGAACTCGCTCTCGCGCGGCATGCAGCAGCGCCTGAGCGTCGCGCGTGTGCTCCTGCACGACCCCAAGGTGCTGCTCATGGACGAGCCGGCCAGCGGGCTGGACCCCCGCGCCCGCATCGAGATGCGCGAGCTGCTCAAGGAACTGCGCCGGATGGGCAAGACCATCCTCATCTCGAGCCACATCCTGCCGGAGCTGGCCGAGCTGTGCAACGTCGTGGGCATCATCGAGCGCGGGCAGTTGCTCTTCAACGGCACGGTCGACGAGATCCTCCGGCGCGCCAAGCTCGGGCACGTGCTGCACGTGGGCGTCACCGAGCGCGTCGAGCAGGCGGCCCAGTTGCTCGCCAAGATCCAGGGCGTCAAGAAGGTCACCGTCGCGCCCGACGATCCGACCACCGTCAACGGGCGGGGCGGACGCGTCCTGCACCTGCAGTTCGACGACTCGCCCGGGCACGCCTTCAGCGACATCCCCAGCGTGCTGGTCAACAACGGCTTCCGCGTCACCAAGTTCGCCGAGGAGCCGGTCAACCTCGAGACGGCGTTCATGCGCCTGACCAAGGGGCTGGTGCAGTAA